A stretch of Cicer arietinum cultivar CDC Frontier isolate Library 1 chromosome 5, Cicar.CDCFrontier_v2.0, whole genome shotgun sequence DNA encodes these proteins:
- the LOC101498755 gene encoding uncharacterized protein yields the protein MMEVETMQLHQQHHDEGEASFHHQHLSPSLSFSSYSSETLADIAARVIQELRCDSNSLSDDDAIFHQPWENDNTFETSNDDSTHQNDNDDSDFEFTFVSTDPVVSADDIFCNGQIKPMQYPVFGQNLLLNDEDDAVSTVPNETTRRRRLPLRTLMFEESETTASCSSSTDESVDLEGVAEGSYCVWNPNLVAIGSKKSSSTGSGSKRWKFRNLLIRSHSDGKDKQPVMFKIPSTKADKVAVNPGATVEHDGKTKRKSFLPYRPELVGLFANVNGLGRNLKPF from the coding sequence ATGATGGAAGTGGAAACGATGCAGCTTCACCAACAGCACCACGATGAAGGAGAAGCTTCTTTTCATCATCAACACCTTTCTCCTTCTCTCAGTTTCAGCAGTTACTCATCGGAGACCCTCGCCGACATCGCCGCCAGAGTCATCCAGGAGCTTCGATGTGACTCGAATTCTCTCTCCGACGACGACGCGATTTTCCACCAACCATGGGAAAACGACAACACCTTCGAAACTTCAAACGACGATTCAACTCATCAAAACGACAACGACGATAGCGATTTCGAATTCACTTTCGTTTCGACAGACCCGGTGGTTTCCGCTGATGACATTTTCTGTAACGGTCAGATCAAACCTATGCAGTATCCGGTATTCGGCCAAAATCTTCTATTAAACGACGAAGACGATGCCGTTTCGACGGTTCCTAACGAAACGACAAGACGACGTCGTTTACCTTTAAGAACGCTGATGTTTGAGGAAAGCGAAACGACGGCATCGTGTTCGTCTTCGACGGATGAGAGCGTCGATTTGGAAGGTGTAGCGGAAGGGAGTTACTGCGTTTGGAACCCTAATTTGGTTGCAATTGGAAGCAAAAAGAGTAGTTCCACGGGTTCTGGATCGAAGCGGTGGAAGTTTCGGAATTTGCTTATAAGGAGTCATAGCGATGGGAAGGATAAGCAACCGGTGATGTTTAAGATTCCTTCGACGAAGGCGGATAAAGTGGCGGTGAACCCTGGTGCGACGGTGGAGCATGACGGAAAGACGAAGAGGAAGTCGTTCTTGCCTTACAGGCCTGAATTGGTTGGACTTTTTGCTAATGTCAATGGGCTTGGTCGGAATTTGAAACCGTTTTGA
- the LOC101499391 gene encoding protein KINESIN LIGHT CHAIN-RELATED 3-like, producing the protein MPGMVTNGVHDDGGSNEMNEDHSPSKESLTPIKSLRSSLSPQRHQSVGPSFPVDGVVEPSIEQLYENVCDMQSSDQSPSRRSFGSDGDESRIDSELHHLVGGRMRELEIMEEEVEVEQRPGESSSCETSSAMGSLSDDKKLDKVAVIRSASKSPVSSEKSIKLLDSQLSSDTSPKLKAKGKSPPSKPSLEKKNDKPLRKQVRGVTGAKNPRNSPLGKSVSQNRVENSSESALDRPEQAPILLKQARDLILSGDNPHKALELALQAMKLFEKFGNGKQSLELVMCLHVTAAIYCSLGQYSEAIPILERSIEIPVTGESQQHALAKFAGHMQLGDTYAMLGQLENSIICYTAGFEVQRQILGETDPRVGETCRYVAEANVQALQFNEAEKLCQMALDIHRANSSAPSIEEAADRRLMGLICETKGNHEAALEHLVLASMAMVANGHEVEVASVDCSIGDTYLSLSRYDEAVFAYEKALTVFKTNKGENHPTVGSVFVRLADLYNKTGKIKESKSYCEIARKIYENPMAGVTPEDIASGLTNLSTIYESMNELEQALKLLQKALEIYNDAPGQQGTIAGIEAQMGVIYYMLGNYAQSYNTLKNAISKLRAIGEKKSSFFGIALNQMGLACVQRYALNEATELFEESKSILEQELGPYHPETLGVYSNLAGTYDAIGRLDDAIQILDHVVSVREEKLGTANPDVDDEKKRLNELLKEAGKVRSRKARSLENLLDGNAHNLNNLVIKA; encoded by the exons ATGCCAGGCATGGTTACAAATGGTGTTCATGATGACGGTGGATCGAATGAGATGAATGAGGACCATTCTCCTTCTAAGGAGAGCTTAACTCCAATTAAGTCTCTACGGAGTTCACTGAGTCCACAGAGGCACCAAAGTGTCGGTCCCAGTTTCCCGGTTGATGGGGTGGTCGAGCCTTCCATCGAGCAGCTTTATGAAAATGTGTGTGACATGCAGAGTTCTGATCAGTCTCCCTCAAGGCGAAGTTTTGGATCTGATGGTGATGAATCTAGAATCGATTCGGAATTGCACCATCTGGTTGGAGGACGAATGAGGGAGTTGGAGATAATGGAAGAGGAAGTGGAGGTGGAACAAAGGCCAGGAGAGAGTTCTAGCTGTGAAACATCTTCTGCAATGGGTAGTTTATCTGATGATAAGAAGTTGGATAAGGTGGCTGTGATTCGATCTGCTAGCAAAAGTCCCGTTTCCTCAGAAAAATCCATCAAACTGTTGGATTCACAATTGAGCTCTGACACTTCGCCAAAATTAAAAGCTAAAGGTAAAAGTCCTCCTTCAAAGCCTTCTTTGGAGAAAAAGAATGATAAGCCTTTGAGAAAACAAGTTAGAGGAGTTACCGGTGCGAAGAATCCGAGGAATTCTCCTTTGGGAAAATCAGTGTCACAGAACCGTGTTGAGAATTCGTCTGAATCAGCATTAGATAGACCAGAACAGGCACCAATACTACTAAAGCAAGCAAGAGATCTTATTTTATCAGGAGATAATCCACATAAAGCTCTTGAACTAGCTCTTCAAGCAATGAAACTGTTTGAGAAGTTTGGTAATGGAAAACAAAGTTTGGAACTGGTCATGTGTTTACATGTTACAGCAGCAATATATTGCAGCTTGGGTCAATACAGCGAGGCAATTCCAATTCTTGAGCGGTCAATTGAGATTCCTGTAACTGGGGAAAGTCAACAACATGCTCTTGCTAAATTTGCCGGTCACATGCAACTAGGTGACACCTATGCTATGTTGGGGCAGCTTGAGAACTCAATTATTTGCTACACTGCTGGGTTTGAAGTCCAGAGGCAGATTTTGGGAGAAACAGACCCAAGAGTTGGTGAAACTTGTCGGTATGTGGCCGAAGCTAATGTTCAAGCTTTGCAATTTAATGAAGCAGAGAAGCTCTGTCAAATGGCACTTGACATTCATAGAGCAAATAGTTCAGCCCCATCTATTGAAGAGGCAGCTGATAGGAGGCTCATGGGCCTTATATGTGAAACAAAGGGGAATCATGAAGCAGCTCTTGAACACCTTGTTTTAGCCAGCATGGCAATGGTAGCAAATGGCCATGAAGTGGAAGTGGCGTCTGTTGACTGCAGCATCGGAGACACATACTTATCCTTGTCTCGATATGACGAGGCTGTATTCGCGTATGAAAAAGCTCTAACAGTTTTCAAGACCAACAAAGGAGAAAATCATCCAACAGTAGGATCAGTCTTTGTGCGTTTGGCTGACTTGTATAACAAGACAGGGAAGATAAAGGAATCAAAATCGTATTGCGAGATTGCACGTAAAATATATGAGAATCCAATGGCTGGAGTTACACCAGAGGATATTGCTAGTGGTCTTACGAATCTATCAACTATCTATGAGTCAATGAATGAGCTTGAACAGGCACTCAAGTTACTGCAGAAAGCATTGGAAATATATAATGATGCCCCTGGTCAGCAAGGAACAATAGCAGGAATCGAAGCTCAGATGGGGGTCATATACTACATGTTGGGTAACTATGCTCAATCTTACAACACTTTGAAAAATGCTATTTCAAAGCTTCGGGCTATTGGAGAGAAAAAATCGTCCTTCTTTGGTATTGCTCTTAATCAAATGGGACTTGCATGTGTGCAGCGTTATGCGTTAAATGAGGCTACAGAATTATTTGAGGAATCAAAGagtattttggaacaagagcTGGGACCTTATCACCCTGAAACGCTTGGAGTGTATAGTAATCTTGCAGGCACGTATGATGCAATTGGCAG GCTGGATGATGCAATCCAAATTCTTGACCATGTTGTTAGTGTGAGGGAGGAAAAGCTTGGTACAGCAAATCCTGATGTGGATGATGAGAAGAAAAGATTGAATGAGTTGTTGAAGGAAGCCGGTAAAGTTCGAAGTAGAAAAGCCAGGTCACTAGAGAACCTTCTTGACGGCAATGCTCACAATTTAAACAACCTTGTCATCAAGGCCTGA